One stretch of Variovorax sp. 54 DNA includes these proteins:
- a CDS encoding SDR family oxidoreductase: protein MTTLQGKVAVVTGAAALLGSAIVRAFVQAGARVVAVDIDTARGAALAADLGAGCRFVACDIASDDALDALVAGTLRTEGRIDFLINNAVVYGDAGLDSARAEWLGALNVNLVSGAMLVQKTADALAAHGGAIVNMGSVGGKFGAAGRALYPAAKAAILQLTRNQAATLAPRGVRVNSVSPGWTWSDALSRMANGDRARADRVGAPMHPLGRVGDGDDVAQVVLFLCSDAARFVTGADIPVDGGFSMLGPDQGRSARDWFEA, encoded by the coding sequence ATGACGACGCTGCAAGGCAAGGTCGCCGTCGTGACGGGCGCCGCCGCGCTGCTGGGCAGCGCCATCGTGCGCGCCTTCGTGCAGGCCGGCGCGCGCGTGGTGGCGGTCGATATCGACACGGCGCGCGGCGCCGCACTGGCGGCTGATTTGGGCGCAGGCTGCCGCTTCGTCGCCTGCGACATCGCTTCGGACGACGCGCTCGACGCGCTCGTGGCCGGCACGCTGCGCACCGAAGGCCGCATCGACTTCCTCATCAACAACGCGGTGGTCTACGGCGATGCGGGCCTGGATTCCGCGCGCGCCGAGTGGCTGGGCGCGCTGAACGTCAACCTGGTCTCGGGCGCGATGCTGGTGCAGAAGACCGCCGACGCGCTGGCCGCGCACGGCGGCGCCATCGTGAACATGGGCAGCGTCGGCGGCAAGTTCGGCGCGGCGGGCCGGGCGCTGTACCCCGCGGCCAAGGCCGCCATCCTGCAGCTCACGCGCAACCAGGCCGCCACGCTCGCGCCGCGGGGCGTGCGCGTGAACTCGGTGTCGCCGGGCTGGACCTGGTCGGACGCGCTGTCGCGCATGGCGAACGGCGACCGTGCACGGGCCGACCGCGTCGGCGCACCGATGCACCCGCTGGGCCGCGTGGGAGACGGCGACGACGTGGCGCAGGTGGTGCTGTTCCTGTGCTCGGACGCGGCGCGCTTCGTGACCGGTGCGGACATCCCGGTCGATGGCGGCTTCTCGATGCTGGGGCCGGACCAGGGGCGCTCGGCGCGGGACTGGTTCGAGGCGTAG
- a CDS encoding cysteine hydrolase family protein yields MKAALLAMHYQNDVLHVDGKVRVGVAADDPARPRLIASAARLIAGARANGVPVIFVRIAFAPDYSDCLRNCTLFRRVAESGAVQEGSWGAGFYDELAPRPGEAVVTHKRNNPFWASGLEEVVRATGASRLYVAGIATNHVVEHGARHASDLGYDVAVVADACSTAHAHLQAASLETLAMLADVVRVDDAVAQMGGRP; encoded by the coding sequence GTGAAGGCCGCGCTGCTGGCGATGCACTACCAGAACGACGTGCTGCACGTCGACGGCAAGGTGCGCGTGGGCGTGGCCGCCGACGATCCCGCGCGCCCGCGCCTCATCGCCTCGGCCGCACGGCTCATCGCCGGTGCGCGCGCGAACGGCGTGCCGGTGATCTTCGTGCGCATCGCCTTCGCGCCGGACTACTCGGACTGCCTGCGCAACTGCACGCTGTTCCGGCGCGTGGCCGAGAGCGGCGCGGTGCAGGAAGGCAGCTGGGGCGCCGGGTTCTACGACGAACTCGCGCCGCGGCCGGGCGAGGCCGTCGTCACCCACAAGCGCAACAACCCCTTCTGGGCCAGCGGGCTCGAAGAAGTAGTGCGTGCCACCGGTGCCAGCCGCCTGTACGTGGCCGGCATCGCGACCAACCACGTCGTCGAGCACGGCGCGCGCCATGCGAGCGACCTGGGCTACGACGTGGCCGTGGTCGCCGACGCCTGCAGCACCGCGCACGCGCACCTGCAGGCAGCCAGCCTGGAAACCCTGGCGATGCTCGCGGACGTGGTGCGCGTGGACGATGCGGTCGCGCAAATGGGAGGCCGGCCATGA